A region of Plantactinospora sp. BC1 DNA encodes the following proteins:
- a CDS encoding ABC transporter ATP-binding protein produces MSPQLPHPEPGVPDTRGPLRYIWWLVRSQPVRVLRGSLLGTAWMVGLSLRPYLVSRAIDDGLRTGNTRALLFWAATIVVAGLGLAQLGIQRHRTMTFIREDASARSAAVLLRQLSRIGAVLPRKLAAGEVATVGGSDITNTSHVLTLTGPGVGAVLAYTVVAVILWSISPRLALCVLLGVPAVAILIGPLLRRLDRAESVYRQRQGVLTTRAGDIVAGLRVLAGVGGRDLFARRYAVRSQELRAEGYRVGAVSSWIEALTTAIPAGFLAAVIWLAARMAVHGEITIGQLVAVYGYVAVLIVPVWFLMQGSYQVIRGRVAARRIIALLRLTPDEVTGPEPDDAAGARRGETGGTERDGAGGAGRDGAGGGERDGAGGAGRDGAGAGALRPAPAGPAELHDPVTGLTVPVGRLIGVAAADPAEATALADRLGRYRPSEATWGGVPLTAIALPEVRARILVADHDSYLFAGTLREILHSGRQHTDAELRAGLRVASAEDVVEALPEELDTPIDTRARRLSGGQRQRVRLARALLVEPEVLILVDPTSAVDAHTEARIAQRLRDARAGRTTILLATSPLLLGHAEQVAHLRDGRIVDTGTHAELLDRDPGYRALVSRDGEPLAAAGGAVDGEGALR; encoded by the coding sequence GTGTCCCCGCAGCTCCCGCACCCCGAGCCGGGGGTGCCGGACACCCGGGGACCACTGCGCTACATCTGGTGGCTGGTGCGCAGCCAACCCGTACGCGTGCTACGGGGCAGCCTGCTCGGCACGGCCTGGATGGTCGGGCTCTCGCTGCGGCCGTACCTCGTCTCCCGGGCGATCGACGACGGGCTGCGCACCGGGAACACCCGTGCCTTACTCTTCTGGGCCGCCACGATCGTCGTCGCCGGCCTCGGGCTGGCCCAGCTCGGGATTCAGCGGCACCGGACGATGACCTTCATCCGGGAGGACGCCAGCGCCCGCTCCGCCGCCGTACTCCTGCGGCAGCTCTCCCGGATCGGCGCGGTACTGCCGCGCAAGCTCGCCGCCGGTGAGGTGGCCACGGTCGGCGGCTCGGACATCACCAACACCTCGCACGTGCTGACGCTGACCGGGCCGGGCGTCGGCGCCGTACTGGCGTACACGGTCGTCGCGGTCATCCTCTGGTCGATCTCGCCACGGCTCGCCCTCTGTGTGCTGCTCGGCGTGCCGGCGGTCGCGATCCTCATCGGGCCGCTGCTGCGCCGGCTGGACCGGGCCGAGTCCGTCTACCGGCAGCGGCAGGGCGTGCTCACCACCCGGGCCGGGGACATCGTCGCCGGGCTGCGGGTCCTCGCCGGGGTCGGCGGCCGGGACCTCTTCGCCCGCCGGTACGCCGTCCGCTCGCAGGAACTGCGGGCCGAGGGCTACCGGGTCGGCGCGGTCAGCAGTTGGATCGAGGCGCTGACCACCGCGATCCCGGCGGGTTTCCTCGCCGCCGTGATCTGGCTGGCCGCCCGGATGGCCGTGCACGGCGAGATCACCATCGGGCAACTCGTCGCCGTCTACGGGTACGTCGCGGTGCTGATCGTCCCGGTGTGGTTCCTGATGCAGGGCAGCTACCAGGTGATCCGGGGTCGGGTCGCGGCCCGCCGGATCATCGCCCTGCTCCGGCTGACCCCGGACGAGGTCACCGGCCCGGAGCCGGACGACGCGGCTGGCGCGAGGCGGGGAGAAACCGGTGGCACAGAGCGGGACGGCGCCGGTGGCGCGGGGCGGGACGGCGCCGGTGGCGGAGAGCGGGACGGCGCGGGTGGCGCGGGGCGGGACGGCGCCGGTGCCGGGGCGCTCCGGCCTGCCCCGGCCGGTCCCGCCGAACTGCACGATCCGGTCACCGGGCTGACCGTGCCGGTCGGGCGGCTGATCGGGGTCGCCGCCGCCGACCCGGCCGAGGCGACCGCCCTGGCCGATCGGCTCGGCCGTTACCGACCCAGCGAGGCGACCTGGGGCGGGGTGCCGCTGACCGCGATCGCGCTGCCCGAGGTGCGGGCCCGGATCCTGGTCGCCGACCACGACTCCTACCTCTTCGCCGGGACGCTGCGGGAGATCCTGCACAGTGGACGGCAGCACACCGACGCCGAGCTGCGGGCCGGCCTGCGGGTCGCCTCCGCCGAGGACGTCGTGGAGGCCCTGCCGGAGGAGCTGGACACCCCGATCGACACCCGGGCCCGCCGGCTCTCGGGCGGCCAGCGGCAGCGGGTACGCCTGGCCCGGGCGCTGCTGGTCGAACCCGAGGTGCTGATCCTGGTCGACCCGACCTCGGCGGTGGACGCGCACACCGAGGCGCGGATCGCGCAGCGGCTCCGGGACGCCCGGGCCGGTCGCACCACGATCCTGCTCGCCACCTCGCCGCTGCTGCTCGGGCACGCCGAGCAGGTGGCGCACCTGCGCGACGGGCGGATCGTCGACACCGGCACCCATGCCGAGCTGCTCGACCGCGACCCGGGCTACCGGGCGCTGGTCTCCCGGGACGGCGAGCCGCTGGCGGCGGCCGGCGGGGCCGTCGACGGCGAGGGGGCGCTGCGGTGA
- a CDS encoding VOC family protein, translating to MPVLRSPQVILFSENVERAVRFYLDLGFAETFRVPAEGDPIHVDLVLDGYRIGIASAASTRDDHGLDPIAEGQRVAVVLWTDDVPAAYAALTASGAPALAAPHEWLGRLLIAWTADPDGNPVQLVQNR from the coding sequence ATGCCGGTGTTGCGCAGCCCGCAGGTCATCCTGTTCAGCGAGAACGTCGAACGGGCGGTGCGGTTCTATCTGGATCTGGGCTTCGCGGAGACCTTCCGGGTGCCGGCCGAGGGTGACCCGATTCACGTCGACCTGGTGCTCGACGGTTACCGGATCGGCATCGCCTCGGCGGCCTCCACCCGGGACGACCACGGCCTCGACCCGATCGCCGAGGGTCAGCGGGTGGCCGTGGTGCTCTGGACCGACGACGTCCCGGCCGCGTACGCCGCGCTCACCGCGAGCGGGGCCCCGGCGTTGGCCGCACCGCACGAGTGGCTCGGCCGGCTGCTGATCGCCTGGACCGCCGACCCGGACGGCAACCCGGTGCAGCTCGTGCAGAACCGCTGA
- a CDS encoding GNAT family N-acetyltransferase produces MEIRPYRSGDRAAVHDICIHTADAGQDASGSYADPGILPHIFAHPYAELEPELAFVLDDGGQAVGYVLGTADTAAFVRRFRDEWLPRVADRYPAPAGEPATPDEVMAHLLHTPERMILPDLKDYPAHLHIDLLPGYQRAGHGRALVDTFVGALRRAGVPGLHVGMITDNRSARAFYDRLGFHVVDVADPGPLTYLGLRC; encoded by the coding sequence ATGGAGATCCGCCCGTACCGGTCCGGCGACCGGGCCGCCGTGCACGACATCTGCATCCATACCGCCGACGCGGGGCAGGACGCCTCCGGCTCGTACGCCGACCCGGGCATCCTGCCGCACATCTTCGCCCACCCGTACGCCGAACTGGAGCCGGAACTCGCCTTCGTGCTGGACGACGGCGGGCAGGCCGTCGGCTATGTCCTCGGCACCGCCGACACCGCCGCCTTCGTCCGGCGGTTCCGGGACGAGTGGCTGCCCCGGGTGGCGGACCGCTATCCGGCACCGGCCGGTGAGCCGGCCACCCCGGACGAGGTCATGGCGCACCTGCTGCACACCCCGGAGCGGATGATCCTGCCGGACCTGAAGGATTATCCCGCGCACCTGCACATCGACCTGCTCCCCGGCTATCAGCGCGCCGGCCACGGCCGGGCCCTGGTCGACACCTTCGTCGGGGCGCTGCGCCGGGCCGGCGTACCCGGGCTGCACGTCGGGATGATCACCGACAACCGGTCGGCCCGGGCCTTCTACGACCGGCTCGGTTTCCACGTCGTCGACGTCGCCGACCCGGGCCCGCTCACCTACCTCGGCCTGCGCTGCTGA
- a CDS encoding glycosyl hydrolase family 28-related protein: MSRSILGVPSHWSGRPSRWLAATAVLGIGLSTITPAPAPAAAEPTGLAVAKPTNLATGKPSGHGAAKPSGHGGSAPVVTRAGLDPALVAGRGAAVDFLEQEAEHARTTGTVIGPDRTAYTLPAEASGRSAVRLHPGQYVEFTLPRAANAITVRYSIPDSPDGGGITAPLHVTVNGKGRQTMTLTSEYSWLYNQYPFSNDPDADLLHPDWWITECGCVPAATTPFPTIAKPFRPMHFYDEQRLRLDRTYRAGDRIRLTAPTGSDAAWTVIDLLDSELVGPPRVRLLAANVLAFGADPTGRRDSADAIDRAIAFAKRTRLTVYLPPGTYQVNRHIIVDDVTIEGAGNWYTVVKGRQVALDPPAPDGSVHTGVGFYGRDAADGGSRNVHLSGFAISGDVRERIDTDQVNGIGGAMSDSTIDGLHIQHTKVGIWFDGPMRNVRVTNNIVVDQIADALNFHTGVTDSTVRNNFIRNTGDDALAMWSDRVADARNTFDRNTIQTPTLANGIALYGGTDNTVSNNLIADPVREGSGIQLGSRFGAEPFAGTTRITDNTVVRAGTYELNWNIGLGAIWIYALERDIDADIRVTGDHYLDSTYNAIMLVSEWSVKDLYSIDGVSFADIRVDGTGTSVLSARAAGGASFANVDARNVGAVGVNNCGSFNFPPTGSEFRLTDLGGNDGGGTTGPWLAPWLLPNTITCDDRPPVVPPPPPSRW, from the coding sequence ATGTCACGGAGCATTCTCGGAGTTCCGTCGCACTGGTCCGGCCGACCGTCCCGCTGGCTCGCGGCAACCGCCGTGCTGGGAATCGGCCTCTCGACCATCACCCCCGCGCCCGCCCCCGCCGCCGCCGAGCCGACCGGCCTCGCCGTCGCCAAGCCGACCAACCTCGCCACCGGCAAGCCGAGCGGTCACGGCGCCGCCAAGCCGAGCGGTCACGGCGGATCCGCTCCGGTCGTCACCCGGGCCGGGCTCGACCCCGCGCTCGTCGCCGGCCGGGGCGCCGCCGTCGACTTCCTCGAACAGGAGGCGGAGCACGCCCGCACCACCGGTACCGTCATCGGCCCGGACCGGACCGCCTACACGCTGCCGGCGGAGGCGTCCGGCCGGTCGGCGGTGCGGCTGCACCCGGGGCAGTACGTCGAGTTCACCCTGCCCAGGGCGGCCAACGCGATCACGGTCCGCTACAGCATCCCGGACTCGCCGGACGGCGGCGGGATCACCGCACCGCTGCACGTCACGGTGAACGGCAAGGGCCGGCAGACCATGACGCTGACCTCGGAGTACTCCTGGCTCTACAACCAGTACCCGTTCAGCAACGACCCCGACGCCGACCTGCTGCACCCGGACTGGTGGATCACCGAGTGCGGCTGCGTACCGGCGGCCACCACACCGTTTCCGACGATCGCCAAGCCGTTCCGGCCGATGCACTTCTACGACGAGCAGCGGCTCCGGCTCGACCGCACCTACCGGGCCGGCGACCGGATCCGGCTGACCGCCCCGACCGGCAGCGACGCCGCCTGGACCGTGATCGACCTGCTCGACTCGGAACTCGTCGGCCCGCCGAGGGTGCGACTCCTCGCCGCGAACGTGCTCGCCTTCGGCGCCGACCCGACCGGCCGGCGGGACTCCGCCGACGCGATCGACCGGGCGATCGCCTTCGCGAAGCGGACCCGGCTGACGGTCTACCTGCCGCCGGGGACCTACCAGGTCAACCGGCACATCATCGTCGACGACGTGACGATCGAGGGCGCCGGCAACTGGTACACGGTCGTCAAGGGCCGTCAGGTAGCCCTCGACCCGCCCGCGCCGGACGGCTCGGTGCACACCGGGGTCGGCTTCTACGGCAGGGACGCGGCCGACGGCGGCAGCCGCAACGTCCACCTCTCCGGCTTCGCCATCTCCGGCGACGTACGCGAGCGGATCGACACCGACCAGGTGAACGGCATCGGCGGCGCGATGAGCGACTCGACCATCGACGGGCTGCACATCCAGCACACCAAGGTCGGCATCTGGTTCGACGGCCCGATGCGGAACGTCCGGGTCACCAACAACATCGTCGTCGACCAGATCGCCGACGCGCTGAACTTCCACACCGGAGTCACCGACTCGACCGTCCGGAACAACTTCATCCGGAACACCGGCGACGACGCCCTGGCGATGTGGTCGGACCGGGTGGCGGACGCCCGCAACACCTTCGACCGGAACACCATCCAGACCCCGACGCTGGCCAACGGGATCGCCCTCTACGGCGGCACCGACAACACGGTCTCGAACAACCTGATCGCCGACCCGGTCCGGGAGGGCAGCGGCATCCAGCTCGGCTCCCGGTTCGGCGCGGAGCCGTTCGCCGGCACCACCCGGATCACCGACAACACGGTGGTGCGGGCCGGGACGTACGAGCTGAACTGGAACATCGGGCTCGGCGCCATCTGGATCTACGCGCTGGAGCGGGACATCGACGCGGACATCCGGGTGACCGGCGACCACTACCTAGACAGCACGTACAACGCGATCATGCTGGTCAGCGAGTGGTCGGTGAAGGACCTGTACTCGATCGACGGGGTGAGCTTCGCCGACATCCGGGTCGACGGCACCGGCACCTCGGTGCTCAGCGCGCGGGCGGCCGGCGGCGCGTCGTTCGCCAACGTCGACGCCCGCAACGTCGGCGCGGTCGGGGTGAACAACTGCGGCTCGTTCAACTTCCCGCCGACCGGCTCCGAGTTCCGGCTGACCGACCTCGGCGGCAACGACGGTGGCGGCACCACCGGCCCGTGGCTGGCGCCCTGGCTGCTGCCGAACACCATCACCTGCGACGACCGCCCGCCGGTCGTCCCGCCACCACCGCCGTCGCGCTGGTAG
- a CDS encoding DUF397 domain-containing protein gives MIDLCRADWRKSSRSGGGNCVEVADNLVGVVGVRDSKDVTGPVLAFPPRAWAAFVAAVAGGAAPTPDR, from the coding sequence ATGATCGATCTGTGCCGGGCCGACTGGCGGAAGAGCAGCCGAAGTGGGGGCGGCAACTGTGTCGAGGTGGCGGACAACCTGGTGGGGGTTGTCGGGGTGCGGGACAGCAAGGACGTGACCGGGCCGGTACTGGCGTTCCCGCCTCGCGCCTGGGCGGCGTTCGTGGCTGCCGTGGCCGGCGGCGCCGCACCGACCCCCGACCGCTGA
- a CDS encoding helix-turn-helix transcriptional regulator, with product MTVRAEVDSTVPRRQLGRHLRQLREEARLTIKVVSTTLRWSTPKIWRIETGATSMRSPDVEAMCRIYGASPEMTEALTGLARETKARGWWHCYGDAIPEWFELYVGLEAAASHLRMYEPHFVPGLLQTSAYASEVFRIGSPELGPVERDRAVKVRLGRQAILGRRHPSAPQLDVILDEAVLRRAPGAGSIMAEQLRHLALASRQSNVSVRVLPFSVGLYRAERANGGFAILEFPKDGIGRRTEPPIVYSEGLTGALYLERPHEVEAHLAVWRDIEEDSLTEAKSRELIESIAEEHPA from the coding sequence ATGACGGTGCGGGCAGAGGTCGACTCCACCGTTCCGCGCAGGCAACTCGGGCGTCACTTGCGTCAACTCCGCGAGGAGGCCCGACTCACCATCAAGGTCGTTTCCACGACCCTGCGGTGGTCGACTCCGAAGATCTGGCGCATCGAGACCGGGGCGACCAGCATGCGGTCGCCGGACGTCGAGGCGATGTGCCGGATCTACGGCGCGTCCCCGGAAATGACCGAGGCGCTGACCGGGCTGGCCAGGGAGACCAAGGCCCGCGGCTGGTGGCACTGTTACGGCGATGCCATCCCCGAGTGGTTCGAGCTGTACGTCGGCCTCGAAGCCGCCGCCTCCCACCTGCGGATGTACGAGCCGCACTTCGTGCCGGGACTCCTACAGACCTCGGCATACGCCAGCGAGGTCTTTCGGATCGGCAGTCCCGAACTCGGGCCGGTCGAGCGGGACCGGGCGGTCAAGGTCCGGCTCGGCCGGCAGGCGATCCTGGGCCGTCGCCACCCGTCGGCCCCGCAGCTCGACGTGATCCTCGACGAGGCGGTGCTGCGCCGCGCGCCCGGTGCCGGATCAATAATGGCTGAACAGTTGCGGCACCTGGCCCTTGCCAGTCGGCAGTCGAATGTGTCGGTGCGGGTGCTGCCGTTCTCGGTCGGGCTCTACCGGGCGGAGCGCGCTAATGGCGGTTTCGCGATCCTTGAGTTTCCCAAGGACGGCATCGGCCGCCGGACCGAACCGCCGATCGTCTACAGCGAGGGGTTGACGGGCGCGCTGTACCTGGAGAGGCCGCACGAGGTGGAAGCCCATCTCGCCGTCTGGCGAGATATCGAGGAAGATAGCTTGACGGAAGCAAAATCACGAGAGCTGATCGAGTCGATCGCGGAGGAGCATCCAGCATGA